In the Passer domesticus isolate bPasDom1 chromosome 4, bPasDom1.hap1, whole genome shotgun sequence genome, one interval contains:
- the TMEM144 gene encoding transmembrane protein 144 isoform X2 — MAATLKQSQTASAPLPDGEERPVGRSAWKQADGSRRMEAGGWRRAEARGGAGAGGRPRFCPDLRQSNSTIRNTFRTKMNIGKAYSAANISNGTDLAIGFTSSTVAVLLFGTNFVPVKKFDTGDGMFFQWILCASIWIVSLVVNLIQNCPRFWPLAMVGGFVWATGNITVVPIVKTIGLALGLLIWASFNLLTGWASSRFGWFGIDPEEVSRPILNYIGAGLSLISAVIFLFIKTEVQSSSTSLESTPLLRESSINVSEDTTEDSWVNKLSPAKRRLIGCSLAVVAGILYGSSFVPVLYIKDHGRRNETVYTGASQFDLDYVFAHFSGIFLTSTIYFLIYCAVRKNKPCVYPQAILPGFVSGVLWAIANCCWFLANHYLSAVVSFPIITAGPGLVAAMWGVLVFKEIKGLKNYVLLSVSFCIILAGSLSTAFSKV, encoded by the exons ATGGCGGCGACACTAAAGCAGTCGCAAACCGCCTCCGCGCCGCTCCCGGACGGGGAAGAGAGGCCAGTGGGCAGAAGCGCATGGAAGCAGGCGGATGGAAGCAGGCGGATGGAAGCAGGCGGATGGAGGCGGGCCGAGGCGCGGGGCGGCGCcggcgcgggcgggcggccgcG ATTCTGTCCGGACCTGCGGCAAAGCAACTCCACAATAAGAAACACCTTCAGAACAAAGATGAATATCGGGAAAGCTTACAGTGCTGCTAACATCAGCAATGGAACAGATCTAGCTATTGGTTTTACCTCTTCCACAGTAGCTGTCCTTCTATTTGGGACAAACTTTGTGCCTGTCAAGAAATTTGATACTGGTGATG GCATGTTCTTCCAGTGGATTCTCTGTGCCTCCATATGGATAGTTTCTTTGGTGGTCAATTTGATCCAGAATTGCCCCCGGTTTTGGCCTCTGGCTATGGTTGGAGGTTTTGTGTGGGCTACAG GCAACATTACAGTTGTCCCTATTGTTAAAACTATTGGCTTAGCTCTTGGTCTTTTGATATGGGCTTCTTTTAATTTGTTGACAGGCTGGGCAAGTTCAAG gtttggttggtttggaaTTGACCCGGAAGAGGTATCAAGACCAATCTTAAATTATATTGGAGCTGGACTTTCACTTATAAG tGCGGtcatatttctttttataaaaactGAAGTCCAGAGTTCTTCAACTTCATTAGAAAGCACACCTTTACTGAGAGAAAGT TCTATTAATGTTTCTGAAGATACCACTGAGGACTCATGGGTTAACAAACTTTCTCCAGCGAAAAGGAGACTCAT aGGCTGTAGCCTGGCTGTAGTGGCTGGAATACTCTACGGTTCTAGTTTTGTACCAGTACTTTACATCAAGGACcatggaagaagaaatgaaacTGTATACACAGGAGCAAGTCAGTTTG atttAGATTATGTTTTTGCACACTTCAGTGGAATATTTCTTACAAGTACCATCTACTTTTTGATCTATTGTGCAGTCAGGAAAAATAAACCTTGTGTTTATCCCCAAGCCATATTGCCAG GGTTTGTTTCTGGTGTGCTTTGGGCAATAGCCAattgctgctggttcctggcCAATCACTATCTCAGTGCTGTCGTGAGCTTTCCAATAATTACTGCA GGTCCCGGCCTTGTTGCTGCAATGTGGGGAGTCCTTGTATTTAAGGAAATCAAG GGACTGAAAAACTACGTGTTACTGTCAGTATCATTTTGCATCATTTTGGCTGGATCACTTTCCACAGCTTTTTCTAAAGTTTGA
- the TMEM144 gene encoding transmembrane protein 144 isoform X3: MEAGGWKQADGSRRMEAGRGAGRRRRGRAAAVSGCGAVRSGRGRAAEPRPRGGTGPAICRFCPDLRQSNSTIRNTFRTKMNIGKAYSAANISNGTDLAIGFTSSTVAVLLFGTNFVPVKKFDTGDGMFFQWILCASIWIVSLVVNLIQNCPRFWPLAMVGGFVWATGNITVVPIVKTIGLALGLLIWASFNLLTGWASSRFGWFGIDPEEVSRPILNYIGAGLSLISAVIFLFIKTEVQSSSTSLESTPLLRESSINVSEDTTEDSWVNKLSPAKRRLIGCSLAVVAGILYGSSFVPVLYIKDHGRRNETVYTGASQFDLDYVFAHFSGIFLTSTIYFLIYCAVRKNKPCVYPQAILPGFVSGVLWAIANCCWFLANHYLSAVVSFPIITAGPGLVAAMWGVLVFKEIKE; encoded by the exons ATGGAAGCAGGCGGATGGAAGCAGGCGGATGGAAGCAGGCGGATGGAGGCGGGCCGAGGCGCGGGGCGGCGCcggcgcgggcgggcggccgcGGTGAgcggctgtggggctgtgcggtcggggcgcgggcgggcggcggagcCGAGGCCGCGCGGAGGGACGGGACCGGCCATCTGTCG ATTCTGTCCGGACCTGCGGCAAAGCAACTCCACAATAAGAAACACCTTCAGAACAAAGATGAATATCGGGAAAGCTTACAGTGCTGCTAACATCAGCAATGGAACAGATCTAGCTATTGGTTTTACCTCTTCCACAGTAGCTGTCCTTCTATTTGGGACAAACTTTGTGCCTGTCAAGAAATTTGATACTGGTGATG GCATGTTCTTCCAGTGGATTCTCTGTGCCTCCATATGGATAGTTTCTTTGGTGGTCAATTTGATCCAGAATTGCCCCCGGTTTTGGCCTCTGGCTATGGTTGGAGGTTTTGTGTGGGCTACAG GCAACATTACAGTTGTCCCTATTGTTAAAACTATTGGCTTAGCTCTTGGTCTTTTGATATGGGCTTCTTTTAATTTGTTGACAGGCTGGGCAAGTTCAAG gtttggttggtttggaaTTGACCCGGAAGAGGTATCAAGACCAATCTTAAATTATATTGGAGCTGGACTTTCACTTATAAG tGCGGtcatatttctttttataaaaactGAAGTCCAGAGTTCTTCAACTTCATTAGAAAGCACACCTTTACTGAGAGAAAGT TCTATTAATGTTTCTGAAGATACCACTGAGGACTCATGGGTTAACAAACTTTCTCCAGCGAAAAGGAGACTCAT aGGCTGTAGCCTGGCTGTAGTGGCTGGAATACTCTACGGTTCTAGTTTTGTACCAGTACTTTACATCAAGGACcatggaagaagaaatgaaacTGTATACACAGGAGCAAGTCAGTTTG atttAGATTATGTTTTTGCACACTTCAGTGGAATATTTCTTACAAGTACCATCTACTTTTTGATCTATTGTGCAGTCAGGAAAAATAAACCTTGTGTTTATCCCCAAGCCATATTGCCAG GGTTTGTTTCTGGTGTGCTTTGGGCAATAGCCAattgctgctggttcctggcCAATCACTATCTCAGTGCTGTCGTGAGCTTTCCAATAATTACTGCA GGTCCCGGCCTTGTTGCTGCAATGTGGGGAGTCCTTGTATTTAAGGAAATCAAG GAATGA
- the TMEM144 gene encoding transmembrane protein 144 isoform X1, with translation MEAGGWKQADGSRRMEAGRGAGRRRRGRAAAVSGCGAVRSGRGRAAEPRPRGGTGPAICRFCPDLRQSNSTIRNTFRTKMNIGKAYSAANISNGTDLAIGFTSSTVAVLLFGTNFVPVKKFDTGDGMFFQWILCASIWIVSLVVNLIQNCPRFWPLAMVGGFVWATGNITVVPIVKTIGLALGLLIWASFNLLTGWASSRFGWFGIDPEEVSRPILNYIGAGLSLISAVIFLFIKTEVQSSSTSLESTPLLRESSINVSEDTTEDSWVNKLSPAKRRLIGCSLAVVAGILYGSSFVPVLYIKDHGRRNETVYTGASQFDLDYVFAHFSGIFLTSTIYFLIYCAVRKNKPCVYPQAILPGFVSGVLWAIANCCWFLANHYLSAVVSFPIITAGPGLVAAMWGVLVFKEIKGLKNYVLLSVSFCIILAGSLSTAFSKV, from the exons ATGGAAGCAGGCGGATGGAAGCAGGCGGATGGAAGCAGGCGGATGGAGGCGGGCCGAGGCGCGGGGCGGCGCcggcgcgggcgggcggccgcGGTGAgcggctgtggggctgtgcggtcggggcgcgggcgggcggcggagcCGAGGCCGCGCGGAGGGACGGGACCGGCCATCTGTCG ATTCTGTCCGGACCTGCGGCAAAGCAACTCCACAATAAGAAACACCTTCAGAACAAAGATGAATATCGGGAAAGCTTACAGTGCTGCTAACATCAGCAATGGAACAGATCTAGCTATTGGTTTTACCTCTTCCACAGTAGCTGTCCTTCTATTTGGGACAAACTTTGTGCCTGTCAAGAAATTTGATACTGGTGATG GCATGTTCTTCCAGTGGATTCTCTGTGCCTCCATATGGATAGTTTCTTTGGTGGTCAATTTGATCCAGAATTGCCCCCGGTTTTGGCCTCTGGCTATGGTTGGAGGTTTTGTGTGGGCTACAG GCAACATTACAGTTGTCCCTATTGTTAAAACTATTGGCTTAGCTCTTGGTCTTTTGATATGGGCTTCTTTTAATTTGTTGACAGGCTGGGCAAGTTCAAG gtttggttggtttggaaTTGACCCGGAAGAGGTATCAAGACCAATCTTAAATTATATTGGAGCTGGACTTTCACTTATAAG tGCGGtcatatttctttttataaaaactGAAGTCCAGAGTTCTTCAACTTCATTAGAAAGCACACCTTTACTGAGAGAAAGT TCTATTAATGTTTCTGAAGATACCACTGAGGACTCATGGGTTAACAAACTTTCTCCAGCGAAAAGGAGACTCAT aGGCTGTAGCCTGGCTGTAGTGGCTGGAATACTCTACGGTTCTAGTTTTGTACCAGTACTTTACATCAAGGACcatggaagaagaaatgaaacTGTATACACAGGAGCAAGTCAGTTTG atttAGATTATGTTTTTGCACACTTCAGTGGAATATTTCTTACAAGTACCATCTACTTTTTGATCTATTGTGCAGTCAGGAAAAATAAACCTTGTGTTTATCCCCAAGCCATATTGCCAG GGTTTGTTTCTGGTGTGCTTTGGGCAATAGCCAattgctgctggttcctggcCAATCACTATCTCAGTGCTGTCGTGAGCTTTCCAATAATTACTGCA GGTCCCGGCCTTGTTGCTGCAATGTGGGGAGTCCTTGTATTTAAGGAAATCAAG GGACTGAAAAACTACGTGTTACTGTCAGTATCATTTTGCATCATTTTGGCTGGATCACTTTCCACAGCTTTTTCTAAAGTTTGA
- the TMEM144 gene encoding transmembrane protein 144 isoform X5, with product MEAGGWKQADGGGPRFCPDLRQSNSTIRNTFRTKMNIGKAYSAANISNGTDLAIGFTSSTVAVLLFGTNFVPVKKFDTGDGMFFQWILCASIWIVSLVVNLIQNCPRFWPLAMVGGFVWATGNITVVPIVKTIGLALGLLIWASFNLLTGWASSRFGWFGIDPEEVSRPILNYIGAGLSLISAVIFLFIKTEVQSSSTSLESTPLLRESSINVSEDTTEDSWVNKLSPAKRRLIGCSLAVVAGILYGSSFVPVLYIKDHGRRNETVYTGASQFDLDYVFAHFSGIFLTSTIYFLIYCAVRKNKPCVYPQAILPGFVSGVLWAIANCCWFLANHYLSAVVSFPIITAGPGLVAAMWGVLVFKEIKGLKNYVLLSVSFCIILAGSLSTAFSKV from the exons ATGGAAGCAGGCGGATGGAAGCAGGCGGATGGAGGCGGGCCGAG ATTCTGTCCGGACCTGCGGCAAAGCAACTCCACAATAAGAAACACCTTCAGAACAAAGATGAATATCGGGAAAGCTTACAGTGCTGCTAACATCAGCAATGGAACAGATCTAGCTATTGGTTTTACCTCTTCCACAGTAGCTGTCCTTCTATTTGGGACAAACTTTGTGCCTGTCAAGAAATTTGATACTGGTGATG GCATGTTCTTCCAGTGGATTCTCTGTGCCTCCATATGGATAGTTTCTTTGGTGGTCAATTTGATCCAGAATTGCCCCCGGTTTTGGCCTCTGGCTATGGTTGGAGGTTTTGTGTGGGCTACAG GCAACATTACAGTTGTCCCTATTGTTAAAACTATTGGCTTAGCTCTTGGTCTTTTGATATGGGCTTCTTTTAATTTGTTGACAGGCTGGGCAAGTTCAAG gtttggttggtttggaaTTGACCCGGAAGAGGTATCAAGACCAATCTTAAATTATATTGGAGCTGGACTTTCACTTATAAG tGCGGtcatatttctttttataaaaactGAAGTCCAGAGTTCTTCAACTTCATTAGAAAGCACACCTTTACTGAGAGAAAGT TCTATTAATGTTTCTGAAGATACCACTGAGGACTCATGGGTTAACAAACTTTCTCCAGCGAAAAGGAGACTCAT aGGCTGTAGCCTGGCTGTAGTGGCTGGAATACTCTACGGTTCTAGTTTTGTACCAGTACTTTACATCAAGGACcatggaagaagaaatgaaacTGTATACACAGGAGCAAGTCAGTTTG atttAGATTATGTTTTTGCACACTTCAGTGGAATATTTCTTACAAGTACCATCTACTTTTTGATCTATTGTGCAGTCAGGAAAAATAAACCTTGTGTTTATCCCCAAGCCATATTGCCAG GGTTTGTTTCTGGTGTGCTTTGGGCAATAGCCAattgctgctggttcctggcCAATCACTATCTCAGTGCTGTCGTGAGCTTTCCAATAATTACTGCA GGTCCCGGCCTTGTTGCTGCAATGTGGGGAGTCCTTGTATTTAAGGAAATCAAG GGACTGAAAAACTACGTGTTACTGTCAGTATCATTTTGCATCATTTTGGCTGGATCACTTTCCACAGCTTTTTCTAAAGTTTGA
- the TMEM144 gene encoding transmembrane protein 144 isoform X4 — protein MNIGKAYSAANISNGTDLAIGFTSSTVAVLLFGTNFVPVKKFDTGDGMFFQWILCASIWIVSLVVNLIQNCPRFWPLAMVGGFVWATGNITVVPIVKTIGLALGLLIWASFNLLTGWASSRFGWFGIDPEEVSRPILNYIGAGLSLISAVIFLFIKTEVQSSSTSLESTPLLRESSINVSEDTTEDSWVNKLSPAKRRLIGCSLAVVAGILYGSSFVPVLYIKDHGRRNETVYTGASQFDLDYVFAHFSGIFLTSTIYFLIYCAVRKNKPCVYPQAILPGFVSGVLWAIANCCWFLANHYLSAVVSFPIITAGPGLVAAMWGVLVFKEIKGLKNYVLLSVSFCIILAGSLSTAFSKV, from the exons ATGAATATCGGGAAAGCTTACAGTGCTGCTAACATCAGCAATGGAACAGATCTAGCTATTGGTTTTACCTCTTCCACAGTAGCTGTCCTTCTATTTGGGACAAACTTTGTGCCTGTCAAGAAATTTGATACTGGTGATG GCATGTTCTTCCAGTGGATTCTCTGTGCCTCCATATGGATAGTTTCTTTGGTGGTCAATTTGATCCAGAATTGCCCCCGGTTTTGGCCTCTGGCTATGGTTGGAGGTTTTGTGTGGGCTACAG GCAACATTACAGTTGTCCCTATTGTTAAAACTATTGGCTTAGCTCTTGGTCTTTTGATATGGGCTTCTTTTAATTTGTTGACAGGCTGGGCAAGTTCAAG gtttggttggtttggaaTTGACCCGGAAGAGGTATCAAGACCAATCTTAAATTATATTGGAGCTGGACTTTCACTTATAAG tGCGGtcatatttctttttataaaaactGAAGTCCAGAGTTCTTCAACTTCATTAGAAAGCACACCTTTACTGAGAGAAAGT TCTATTAATGTTTCTGAAGATACCACTGAGGACTCATGGGTTAACAAACTTTCTCCAGCGAAAAGGAGACTCAT aGGCTGTAGCCTGGCTGTAGTGGCTGGAATACTCTACGGTTCTAGTTTTGTACCAGTACTTTACATCAAGGACcatggaagaagaaatgaaacTGTATACACAGGAGCAAGTCAGTTTG atttAGATTATGTTTTTGCACACTTCAGTGGAATATTTCTTACAAGTACCATCTACTTTTTGATCTATTGTGCAGTCAGGAAAAATAAACCTTGTGTTTATCCCCAAGCCATATTGCCAG GGTTTGTTTCTGGTGTGCTTTGGGCAATAGCCAattgctgctggttcctggcCAATCACTATCTCAGTGCTGTCGTGAGCTTTCCAATAATTACTGCA GGTCCCGGCCTTGTTGCTGCAATGTGGGGAGTCCTTGTATTTAAGGAAATCAAG GGACTGAAAAACTACGTGTTACTGTCAGTATCATTTTGCATCATTTTGGCTGGATCACTTTCCACAGCTTTTTCTAAAGTTTGA